The nucleotide sequence TACAAAGACCCGGTTGATCAACCTCGACAATTCTACCCGGATCGCCAATGCCTATGAGTTTGCAAATATTTCTGAAGTACCGCGGATGGCCATTACCATGGGCATCAGCACCATATTGAGATCCAAACAGATCATCCTGATGGCCTGGGGGGCTGCCAAGGCAAAAGCCGTAAAAGCTGCTGTGGAGGAGGATGAGACCGAACATGTACCGGCCTCGCTGCTGCAAAGTCATCCTGATGTTAAATTTGTGGTGGATGAACCGGCGGCATCTGAGCTCACCCGTTTAAAATCACCCTGGCTTACCGGTGATGTGGAATGGACGCCCCGGCTGATCAAGAAAGCGGTGATCAATATGGCGCTGCAACTCAAAAAACCCGTGCTTTCCCTCACCAATGAAGATTATAATGAATTTGGCTTAAGCGACCTGCTGGTGGAAAAAGGCAACGCCTATGAAATCAACCTGGAGGTTTATTACATGCTGCGCGACAGCATTACCGGATGGCCCGGCGGAAAACCCAATGCGGTGATACCCGCGCATCCGGAACGGTCGACACCATACCCCAAAAGGGTACTGATCTTCTCTCCGCATCCGGATGATGATATCATCAGCATGGGCGGCACTTTCCAGCGCCTGCACGACCAGGGCCACGATGTACACGTAGGGTATCAGACCTCCGGTAATATTGCGGTGACCGATGAATTTGTGACCCGCTTTCTCGATTTTGCGGTGGGTTTTAATACCATCGCCAAGATCGACTCTGATAAACCGGCCAAGATCCTGGCACAGACCCGGAAATATGTTGCGGGGAAAAAACCCAACCAGATCGATACCCTTACCATCCGTGAGATCAAAGGGCTCATCCGCCGCGGTGAGGCCAGCGCCACCTGCCGGTATGTGGGTATTCCCGACAGCAATATTCATTTCATGAACATGCCTTTTTACGAGACCGGTACCATTGAGAAAAAGCCGCTCGGTGAAAAGGACATTAAGATCACCATGGAGCTGCTGCGTAAAATAAAACCCCAGCAGGTCTTCTGCGCCGGTGATTTTGCCGATCCGCATGGTACCCACCTGGTTTGCTTCAATGCGGTGGTAGCCGCCCTCCAGCGCATCCGCGAAGCCGGAGACGAATGGGTGAATGACTGCTGGCTGTGGCTGTATAAGGGTGCCTGGCAGGAATGGAATATTGAAGACATTGAGATGGCCATACCCATGAGCCCCGAGCAGGTGTTGAAAAAGCGCTTTGGTATCTTCATCCACCAGTCGCAGAAAGACATGGTGCCTTTCCAGGGTTCGGACAATCGTGAATTCTGGCAGCGTGCGGAAGAACGCAATGCCAATACCGCGAATATTTACGCCGACCTGGGTCTGACGCACTATGCAGCAATGGAAGCATTTGTACGCTGGCATTATTAACAGCTTTACCAAGAAATAAACGGACATCCGCCTGGCAACAGCGCGGATGTTTTTTATGGTACTCCCCTGCTTGGGTTCCGTTGAGCCTGGAGACTTGTGCCACAAAGACACTGAGACACTAAGAAACACTAAGATTTTTTAAAGTTCCACTGTAGAGCTGCATTCTGACCTGGCTGGTTCATTCCCCGCGTACAGGACTATACTAAGGTTGCTCACAGAAGGCACAGATTCGCACAGAAGATTTCAACATCAGCAAACAAGATATATGTCTGTGGAAATCGGTGTAATCCGTGAGAACTATTCCCCTGCTTGGGTTCCGTTGGGCCTGGGGACTTATGCCACAAAGACACTGAGACACTAAGAAACACTAAGATTTTTTAAAGTTCCACTGTAGAGCTGCATTCTGACCTGGATGGTCCATTCCCCGCGTACAGGACTATACTAAGGTTGCTCGCAGAGGACACAGATTCGCACAGAAGATTTCAGCATCAGCAAACAATACATATGTCTGTGGTAATCGGTGTAATCCGAGAGAACTATTCCCCTGCTTGGGTTCCGTTGGGCCTGAAGACTTATGCCACAAAGACACTGAGACACTAAGAAACACTAAGATTTTTTAAAGTTCCACTGTAGAGCTGCATTCTGACCTGGATGGTCCATTCCCCGCGTACAGGACTATACTAAGGTTGCTCGCAGAGGACACAGATTCGCACAGAAGATTTCAGCATCAGCAAACAATACATATGTCTGTGGTAATCGGTGTAATCCGTGAGAACTATTCCCCTGCTTGGGTTCCGTTGGGCCTGAAGACTTATGCCACAAAGACACTAAGACACCAGGAAACATTAAGGTTTTTTATTGCACATTTGTACAGCTGTATCTGACCTGGCTGGTCCATTCCCGGCGTACAGGACTATACTAAGGTTGCTCACAGAAGGCACAGATTCGCACAGAAGATTTCAACATCAGCAAACCTTGCATATGTCTGTGGCAATCGGTGTAATCTGTGAGAACAACTCGCTCCTTTGTGCATCTTTGAGTCCCCGCGTCTTCGTGGTTAATCCGTCCTAAAAGCAAAAAACATACAAAACAGCCACGAAAACTCATTTTATCTTTTTATATTTTTTAAATAAAGTATCTATTTTGGATAAATAATTTTTATTAAACCAACTTCTTTATTAAAAAGATACAAAAAAACAACCCTGATTTTTTTAGTTATTTAGTCGTCCGGCTTATCTTTAACACCAGCATGCCTTTAACGGTTTACTAACTTCTTAAAGCCATTAAACATTAATATGAACCGCAGAAAATTTATCAAGAGCAGTGCTGCATCGTTTGCGGCATTTACAATTGTGCCCTCCTATGTACTGGGAGGTCCAAAACATATTGCTCCAAGCGATCAGCTGACAAAAGCGATTATCGGTGTGGGGGCGATGGGCCAGAACCACATCCCCTATCCGGGTGCCCGCCTGGTGGCCATTTGCGATGTAGACAAAAAGCATCTGGCAACAGCATTGGGCAAATCCCCGCAGGGAACCAGGACCTATCACGATTACCGGGAGTTGTTGCAGGATCCGGCGATCGATATTGTGCATATCGCCACACCACCCCACTGGCACGGTATCATGAGCGTGGACGCTGCCAACGCCGGCAAGGACGTATGGTGCGAAAAGCCCATGACCCGCACCATTGGTGAAGGCAAGCGTGTAAGGGAAGTGATCCAGCAGAATGAACGCATGTTCCGGCTTAATACCTGGTTCCGTTTTAAAGATAATTTTTACGGCATGAACACCACTGTAAAGCCGATAAAAAAACTGGTGGAAAGCGGTCTCCTGGGATGGCCGCTGAAAGTGACCGTAAACGCCGCCACGGGTTTTAACTGGAAATTCTTCTGGGTGGGAAAATCCGTACTGGATGTACAGCCCGTTCCGCAGGAGCTGGATTATGACTTCTGGCTGGGACCCGCGCCCTACAAGCCTTACAACCCCCACCGCGTGCACCAGACCTTCCGCGGTTACTGGGATTATGATGGCGGTGGCCTGGGGGATATGGGGCAGCATTACCTCGACCCGGTTCAATATTTTCTGGGGAAAGATCATACCAGCCCGGTACGGATCGATGTGGACGCACCGGAGCAGGACCCGGATGCGGCCGGTACCTGGAAGCGCATTGAGCTTACCTACGAAGACGGCTGCAAGATCATCCTGGATGGTGAGAACCGTGATACCAGCGCCGCCTATATCGAAGGACCAAAAGGCAAAGTGTTCAACGGCTTCCGGACCACCATTCCGGACCTGGACAAAAAACTGGCGGCACTGCCCGACCCTGAGCCGCAGCTGGGTGACTTTTCGCAGGCCGTAAAAACGCGTCAGAAATTTGCACTCAATGAGGACAATGGCTTCCGTTCCGCCACATTGGTGAACCTGGCCATTATTGCCGTACGGCTGGGCCGGTCCCTTGAGTTTGACCCGGTGAAACTGGAATTTAAAAATGACGCCGCTGCCAATGCACTCATTAACCAACCCATACGTGGTCCCTGGTCCATTTGATTATCCTAAAAAACCAAGTGAAGTGATGAAAAAATTTACGCTATTAACCGTTATATTTTTCCTTATAACCGGTGTTTCCTTTGCACAGCAAAAAACAGATGTGCGGACCACCGAAACAAAGGTGGCCGACCTGCTGATGAAAATGCCGCCGCAAAGCTCAGCAGAACTGGATGCTGCAATGAAAGAGCTGATCAGCATCGGCGATCCGGGCTATCGCAGGATCATTGCCACCATTCAGCCTCCCGGCAAACGCACCGATGAAGCAGCACGATATGCCATCAGCGGATTGACAAAATATCTTGGAAAGGGAAGCGATCGCAACGCCAGACGCATTGCTGCACTGGCATTGATCAACGGACTGAAAACCGCAAAAAACGAAGAGGTAAAGGATTTCCTGTTACAGGAACTGCAATACGTGGCCGGTGATGAAGCGGTGCCCGTGGTAAAAAGCTACCTGCTTAATAAACGCCTCAGCGATCCTGCTGCACGGGTACTGGTAAGGGTAAATACCACTACGTCAGCCAATGCCATACTGTATGCCTTGTCCGGGGCAAAAGGCAGTCAGCAGCTCACATTGATCAAAGCGCTGGGCGACCTGAAGTATGCGCCTGCTGCAAAAAAACTACAACAGCTTTATCCCGCTGTCCAGGATCCCAATACACGAAAAGCAGTGCTGTACTCGCTGGCAGTGATCGGTGATCCGCAATCGGCCGCGACCATGAAGGCCGCAGCACAAAAAGTAAATTATAAGGCCGAAGGGACCAATGCGGTAAACTCTTACCTACGTTACCTGTCAAAACTTGCAGAAGGCTCCGGCAGATCTGCTGCTGAAAAAACAGCAAGAGAATTGCTTGCTATGAGCGGACTCCCGGGTCAGTTCCGCAATGCCGCACTGGCGCTGCTGTATAAAACAGCCGGCGAAAATGCCCGTCCGGAGCTGCTTTCAGCACTTTCTTCTTCCGACAAACAATACCGTGCTGCGGCGGTTTCCTTACTGGAGCAATCCTACAATGCACAAACTTCCGCGCAACTGCAGGATGCCGTAAAAAAAACAACAGATCCGGAACAGCAAGCCGACCTGCTGCACGTATTCGGTACACATAAGGACCAGTCGGCCCTGCCGTTACTTACCAATTTACTGGGATCGGATAATAAAACGGTACAGCTGGCGGCCATTGCAGCCATTGCCCGTGCGGGCGACGACAAAGCAATTGCTCCGCTGCTGAATCTTATAAAATCAGGCGATGCCGCTGCTTCCGGTGCTGCAAAGGATGCGCTGCTTACAATTAAAGGACCAGATGTAGCCAGCCAGGCTGCAGCCCTGCTGCCGCAGACCTCCGGTACCGCACATGCGGCATTGATGGACATTGCAGCCCGCCGTGGTGGTGAAAAATATGCATCTGTTGTTTTTGCGGATGCCGCCAGCAGCGATGCGGTGGTACGTCTTGCTGCAATAAAAGCCCTTCCCTATGTGGCTTCCGCCGGTGATGAGGCAAAGATCGCCGGCCTGTTAAATAAAGCATCAAGCGTGGAAGAGGCGGATGCTTTACAGCAAGCCTTGTATGCCTCCATCAAAGAAAAGAAAACAAAGGCAGACCAGGTAACTGCCGTAAAAGAACTGATGAATGGTGCGGAAGCCAGCAAGACCCACTACTATTCTGTACTGGGTGATATCGGGGGAAAGGAAGCCCTGGACGTGGTGCTCAATGATTTTAAGACCGGCACCCCTGATCAAAAAGCAGCCGCACTGAAAGCCCTTTCCACCTGGAGCGATTTTACGGCACTGGATGCCCTTTATGCCATAGCGAAAGATCCCGCCAATGCTTCGTTTAAGAATGATGCGCTGAATAGTTTTATTGCCGGTATCAACCGTTCGAAAAATCCGCTGGATCAAAAAGTGCTCATGTTCCGCAATGCCATGGAGCTGGCCGCCACCAAGGCACAAAAGACCAATATCCTTAAGGGCATTTCAGCCAACAGCTCTTTATTATCGCTGGTATTTGTTTCCAGCTACCTGGATGATCCTGCACTGGAGCAGGCTGCCGTGCAGGCCGTGCTGAACATCGTCACCGACCATACAGACCTGTACGGACCGTTGGTGGAAAATATTGTCAACAAAGCAATTACCCTCAACAAAGACGGAGAAGCCGCTTATCAGAAAGCCGCATGGGTAAAACAACTGGCGGGTCTGCCAAAAGAACCGGGTTATGTATCGATGTTCAACGGCAAGGACCTTACCGGTTGGAAAGGCCTGGTGGAAAACCCCATTGCCCGTGCAAAAATGTCGCCCGAAAAACTGGCGGAAGCGCAGAAAAAGGCCGACGAGCAAATGCGTAAGGACTGGAGGGTAGAGAACGGTGTACTGGTATTTGATGGCAAGGGTTTTGACAACCTGGTTTCCTCGAAAATGTATGAAGACTTTGAGCTGTTTGTTGACTGGAGAATGGAGGCAAAAGGTGATGGCGGTGTTTATTTGCGCGGTTCACCACAGGTGCAGACATGGGACCCCTCCCGTACGGATGTAGGCGCAGAGGTTGGTTCCGGCGGCTTATACAACAACCAGAAGAATCCCAGCAAACCACTGTTGTTTGCCGATAATCCCATCAATGAATGGAATACCTTCCGCATTAAAATGGTGGGCAGCAAGGTAACTGTTTATCTCAACGGGCAGCTGGTGACCAACAATATAACGCTGGAAAATTACTGGGACCGCAAGATCCCCATCTTCGATAAAGAGGCCATCGAATTACAGGCACATGGTACCCGCCTGGAATTCCGCGATGTATATGTGCGCGAGATCCCCCGGGCAAAACCCTATGAGCTCAGCGATGCCGAAAAGAAAGAAGGCTTTGTACCGCTCTTTAACGGGGTGAATATGGAAGGATGGACCGGTAATACCGAAGGTTATTTTGCCCAGGGCGGCACCATGATCTGCGATCCCGCTGTACCGGCACCGGAAGGCGCTTCTAAAAACGTGTATACGCAAAAGGAATACAGTGATTTTATCATGCGTTTTGAATTCCAGCTGACACCCGGCGCCAACAATGGCCTGGGCATCCGCGCCCCGCTTACCGGTGATGCGGCTTATGAAGGGATGGAGTTACAGATCCTGGATAATGAAGCGCCGATCTACAAAGACCTGAAGCCCTATCAATACCATGGCTCTGTATATGGCATCATCCCCGCTCTGAGAGGTTATTTAAAACCCGTGGGCGAATGGAACTATGAGGAAGTACGTGCAGTGGGTAACCGGATCACCGTTATTCTGAACGGCAAGACCATTGTGGATGGCGATATTGCAACCGCCAGTAAGAACAATACGGAAACACCGGATCATAAACAGCACCCCGGCCTGCTGAATAAATCAGGGCATATCGGGTTCCTGGGACACGGCTCCTATCTTAAATTCAGAAATCTGAGGATCAAAGACCTCGGACAGAAATAATACCGTTTATAGTAAAAAAGGAAAAGAGGCTGTCTCCTATCTGAGACGGCCTCTTTTATTGAAGATACACTGCGCAACGGATGTTGGACGTATGACAGGTGAGTCTGGCAGGCAAACTCCCGTTATAATGAACCCGCATCAAAATTATTTCTCTTTCGGGCGGCAAGAGCACCTTAGTCGTCAACTTATGGTCTGAGCCGGTGGCGCTCCCGATTTTATTGCCGTTTTTTGGGCGCGAGACAGCCCTCCTGTCACACTACCCTGGGGCTTACAAAGGCCAGTGGTCTGATAAATTCAAACAACTCCGGAATTTATTCCGGGAAATAACAACCGGTCTGCAAGCCGAGTGCCGGCGGCACGGTGC is from Niabella beijingensis and encodes:
- the nagB gene encoding glucosamine-6-phosphate deaminase, with the protein product MPKSQTATQNHLDTLEKVEVQIYPDLKEGSLAIAKNIAALIREKQKQKQKCVLGLATGSSPKTLYAELVRMHKEEKLSFKNVVTFNLDEYYPISKEAIQSYNRFMKNHLFDHVDINPKNIHIPDGEVSKEDVKAACTAYEQLIEKAGGIDLQILGIGNNGHIGFNEPGSGIYTKTRLINLDNSTRIANAYEFANISEVPRMAITMGISTILRSKQIILMAWGAAKAKAVKAAVEEDETEHVPASLLQSHPDVKFVVDEPAASELTRLKSPWLTGDVEWTPRLIKKAVINMALQLKKPVLSLTNEDYNEFGLSDLLVEKGNAYEINLEVYYMLRDSITGWPGGKPNAVIPAHPERSTPYPKRVLIFSPHPDDDIISMGGTFQRLHDQGHDVHVGYQTSGNIAVTDEFVTRFLDFAVGFNTIAKIDSDKPAKILAQTRKYVAGKKPNQIDTLTIREIKGLIRRGEASATCRYVGIPDSNIHFMNMPFYETGTIEKKPLGEKDIKITMELLRKIKPQQVFCAGDFADPHGTHLVCFNAVVAALQRIREAGDEWVNDCWLWLYKGAWQEWNIEDIEMAIPMSPEQVLKKRFGIFIHQSQKDMVPFQGSDNREFWQRAEERNANTANIYADLGLTHYAAMEAFVRWHY
- a CDS encoding Gfo/Idh/MocA family oxidoreductase — encoded protein: MNRRKFIKSSAASFAAFTIVPSYVLGGPKHIAPSDQLTKAIIGVGAMGQNHIPYPGARLVAICDVDKKHLATALGKSPQGTRTYHDYRELLQDPAIDIVHIATPPHWHGIMSVDAANAGKDVWCEKPMTRTIGEGKRVREVIQQNERMFRLNTWFRFKDNFYGMNTTVKPIKKLVESGLLGWPLKVTVNAATGFNWKFFWVGKSVLDVQPVPQELDYDFWLGPAPYKPYNPHRVHQTFRGYWDYDGGGLGDMGQHYLDPVQYFLGKDHTSPVRIDVDAPEQDPDAAGTWKRIELTYEDGCKIILDGENRDTSAAYIEGPKGKVFNGFRTTIPDLDKKLAALPDPEPQLGDFSQAVKTRQKFALNEDNGFRSATLVNLAIIAVRLGRSLEFDPVKLEFKNDAAANALINQPIRGPWSI
- a CDS encoding DUF1080 domain-containing protein, which translates into the protein MKKFTLLTVIFFLITGVSFAQQKTDVRTTETKVADLLMKMPPQSSAELDAAMKELISIGDPGYRRIIATIQPPGKRTDEAARYAISGLTKYLGKGSDRNARRIAALALINGLKTAKNEEVKDFLLQELQYVAGDEAVPVVKSYLLNKRLSDPAARVLVRVNTTTSANAILYALSGAKGSQQLTLIKALGDLKYAPAAKKLQQLYPAVQDPNTRKAVLYSLAVIGDPQSAATMKAAAQKVNYKAEGTNAVNSYLRYLSKLAEGSGRSAAEKTARELLAMSGLPGQFRNAALALLYKTAGENARPELLSALSSSDKQYRAAAVSLLEQSYNAQTSAQLQDAVKKTTDPEQQADLLHVFGTHKDQSALPLLTNLLGSDNKTVQLAAIAAIARAGDDKAIAPLLNLIKSGDAAASGAAKDALLTIKGPDVASQAAALLPQTSGTAHAALMDIAARRGGEKYASVVFADAASSDAVVRLAAIKALPYVASAGDEAKIAGLLNKASSVEEADALQQALYASIKEKKTKADQVTAVKELMNGAEASKTHYYSVLGDIGGKEALDVVLNDFKTGTPDQKAAALKALSTWSDFTALDALYAIAKDPANASFKNDALNSFIAGINRSKNPLDQKVLMFRNAMELAATKAQKTNILKGISANSSLLSLVFVSSYLDDPALEQAAVQAVLNIVTDHTDLYGPLVENIVNKAITLNKDGEAAYQKAAWVKQLAGLPKEPGYVSMFNGKDLTGWKGLVENPIARAKMSPEKLAEAQKKADEQMRKDWRVENGVLVFDGKGFDNLVSSKMYEDFELFVDWRMEAKGDGGVYLRGSPQVQTWDPSRTDVGAEVGSGGLYNNQKNPSKPLLFADNPINEWNTFRIKMVGSKVTVYLNGQLVTNNITLENYWDRKIPIFDKEAIELQAHGTRLEFRDVYVREIPRAKPYELSDAEKKEGFVPLFNGVNMEGWTGNTEGYFAQGGTMICDPAVPAPEGASKNVYTQKEYSDFIMRFEFQLTPGANNGLGIRAPLTGDAAYEGMELQILDNEAPIYKDLKPYQYHGSVYGIIPALRGYLKPVGEWNYEEVRAVGNRITVILNGKTIVDGDIATASKNNTETPDHKQHPGLLNKSGHIGFLGHGSYLKFRNLRIKDLGQK